A segment of the Solanum lycopersicum chromosome 9, SLM_r2.1 genome:
ATAGTGTTGTAGTATGATTTTGTGTGTATGTACTATCTTATTTACCTAATTTTCACTATCATATTTTGcttcatttgtttatttatccATCTAGCTATTTTGTTGccaaattattttctttctatgatgttttgattacatttattttacattaatgGCCTATCTAGAACAACTTTTCTACCTTacaaagatagaaataatgTCTGCATAATCTTACCTCCGTTAATCTGACTTGTAAAATCACAACTGATATATTCTTATTGTTTGTATTCTTTATTTAAACATAGTACGAAGTTTAACATTTAGGATAACATGTTGTCTAGTTAAAaccatatatatttcaaattagatAAAACTAATTTCAATAAGTTTTTTACTATTTCAGTCTTTAAAACCAACCTATACATATTAATAGGAGTTTTGGTTCCCTGTTTAAATTACTGAGGAACTTAtagtatttaaatattaattattttatatcaatatttttttgtgcgtatcatttttatgtttttagtgAATTTTCCATCTTGCTACAAAACGTACAGTAAGTCTtcatataatattgaatattgaatACTTTTGTAATGTACATTATTTTTCGTTGACATGTCAATATTGAAAtcttttataatgtattttgtttttctatttagaGCTCATtgaatatcataaatttttattattttcaggaaattaaatattcattatattttttgttttataactaacgtatattaattaataatgtttcatttaatatattttttttaattatactcATTGGCAGGAGCACAAGTTTAACAAACATATCCAGAGATCTTTCAAGCATGTATgcattttcaaaattcaactaGATATTTGGATCAAATACAACataattagtttttttcttataaaataaaatatctataattataaaaactataTAAGCAACTCAGctacaatatttgttttgaaagatatttaattacttaaaattcAACTATTGTAACAAcgtaatgatatttttttatttaaataagtatttcatttatattgaaATCAATTGTTgttatacataatattttttatttgtagacATACAATTCATGCGCGACACACATACGCTAAACTAGTCAATCAAATGTGAACATATTTACTAGCAAGAAAGAATTCCcacaaaaaaaggtaaaaaatatcACTAACCTCTAAAGGAAAAAACTCAAATCTATTAAATATCTAACTAAGTGGGTGTTTGGATTGACATAAAAATTGGTCAAAcctattttaaagtaaattttcGACTTGTGAAAGTGattgaaaaatgtaaaaataatataaaattagtcAAAACTCACTTATAATAAGTTGGGAAATGTTTGATAATAtaaaaactaacttaaaattattttaagatgaCTTAatataagtcaaaaataaaaagtaggtgTCCCTgtacttattattttttgacttaaaagtcatttcagtttgtctttatatattatgattagCCACTCTATTCTTCtataatttcataataagaGAGGCAAATATAAGAAATACACTACTctattaagtaattatttagGACTAATTTTTAACTATTGTGAGAAAGATGAATGATGCAGGTGCAAGGGGTAAATGTGCAGCATGTAAGTACCAAAGAAAATGGTGTCAGGAGAATTATCCGTTAGCTCCATTTTTTCCATCCAATAAATTtgaagatttcaaaaatattaatcgACTTTACAAAGTAAGAACTATCATAGAGATGCTTAATTCTGTTGCTGACAATGAGAAGAAGGCAAAAACGGTTGAAACCCTAATTTTAGAGGCTAAGAATAGATCTGAAAATCCTGTGTACGGGAGCATTGCcattcaaaataaattgaggTTACAAATTGAAGAAACTATGAAGGAGATTGATTTAGTGACGAAAACAACCGCTTATTTCAAAGAATTGCGTAAAAAGCGCATTCTGCCCCAAgctaaattttctttaatttccatttgattttctatatatatatacatatatcttaATGAGtttctcctattttatttgaagtttaCTGTCAAACTTTTTGACTTACCAATTGAgatcttttgattttatatatatgaattagttGTCAAAacatgaacgaatgatatgtattataACTTTTAGTTGTTATGATTTAGTATCAACATCTCATTCATACGAGTCCTTTTCTATATATAAGATTTagtatttaaagaattttactAACAAAAAATTAGCAGATTTAGACATCGGGGTCAAAGCCTTGGTCAAGCACcgtaaaaataatcaatattttatcTATCATAATTAAGGATATACATTAAGGTCGTGTAATCTCGGGGCCTGGCTAGTGTAGGTTGAGATGATCCTCCGTAATAGAATTtgtccttttttcttttataagttTCATAGTAGGTTTTCAAGTACAACTTTGTTGTGTACCTCGATAAAGTTCACACTCCAACGAATTTGGGGAAATTATAACGTTTTCCAAGCAATAAACAGTTTATAAGGGCATTAACATATTAAGTTTATAAAAACATTTTGCAAATGGATCAAATGGCTTGTATGATCTACTTAGGTCGTGCAAAGACTTGTAACTAGAATATTTGCATGGAAAACAAGATATGTTTGCCTAACTGAGTTTTGCCGGTATAAGATAGAAATCTAGTGGTCTAACTTAAAATTCTTCTCAACACATCTTAAAAAATGATCAATTACAGAACATGATAAATCATTTTCTATTTGAGTTACCTATTGagatcttttaattttatatttagcaATTAGTTGTCGAACCATGAACTAAGGACATGTATCTCaccttttcatttttatgatttagcaTCGATATATCGTTTATACaagtactttttatatataagatattGTATTTAAAGAACTTTACAAACAAAAACTAGCAAATTTGGACAGTTGGCCCCAACTCTCACTCAACCACCATAAACACAACTAATACATTATCAATCATATTTAAGGATATACACTTAGGTCATGTAATTTCCTGGCTTGGCTAGTTTAGGTCAATATGATCATGTACACATACCATCCACAGTTTGTCCTTTTTTCTTGCATAAGTTTCATAGTAGGTTTTCAAGAATCACTTTCTTGTATACCTCTAGGAAGTTCACACCTCCAACGGATTTGGGTCAACATAACATTTCCAAAGAAATCAATACTGTTTAGGGGCATCAACATATTAAGTTCATAAAAACCTTTTGCACAATGAGCCAATGAATTGTACGATCTTCTTAGGTTGTGAGAGAACTTGTGACTAGATTATTTCTATGGTAAATAAGATACTTTTGCCAACTGAAAATCTAGTCTTCTAACTTAAAATTCTTCTcaactcattttataaattaGGAAAGACTAAAAAATGAGTAAAATCTTTCTCTCGGATAATGATTGAATAAATAACCCTAATAATAGACTACACTATCCAGCTAACTATTAATATTCGAAGAAACTTTAGTTCGCATTAAGTTTTGCTTGAGCAAATAGGTTTATagaatttatttatgtattttttcacCATAGAACCTTTTTTACATGCCCTTCCTATTTTTGATATCATTATTGATAGCTCTTCTTGTAACATAGTTGTATGATATATTTGCACCTGTTATTGAAATCATCACATGTGACAATCTTGTTGTGATcatatttataagatattttattttatataaatactcatttaaaaaaagtacCTGTTATTGAAATCATCACATGTGACAATCTTGTTGTGATcatatttataagatattttattttatataaattttttttacctacTATACAATGCAACAATCAGTAAAATGCATACACAATTAACACATACCAAATCATGTATaagtttatgtatttttttatacataacagaattaaatttgatatttcacgtagaaaaatctattttctatGATAAATAACTAATTAGGTTATTGCATAGCAATCTTATTTTGtgtagaaaaatgaagaaacctCTACAAGTGGCACACTAAGCTTTCAAGGGCACAAGTCTGACTCAACTTTGGAAAAAGCTACGAGCATTACCGAGAATGTTGCCAATCAAGATGTGGAAAAAAATAGGCCATGTCGTATTATAAATGttcatatatttaatcaaattacTTTTAAGAcaatttttgataattattctTGAAGGAAACTCTATAACAATCCATATGagccctttttaaaaaaattttaaattcacgtTTCAAGTAAGTTAAAACTCTAAGAAATTTATACTATCAATTTTACCTATAAACATTGTGTGCAATGTCTAACATGCGTATTGATTTTTCTATATTGTAGGGTTCGTTTCAATGACAATGACGGGACTAGGGAACACTGGAATTTGCAATGAAGAGGAAATGAAGATCataatttcttctaattttatatatatgatttagcTGTCAAAacatgaacgaatgatatgtattcCAACTTTTCATTGTTATGATTTAGTATCAACATCTCATTCATACATGTACTTtcctatatataaaatttagtatttaaagaattttacaaataaaaaactagCAGATTTAGACATCGGGGCCCAAGCCTTGCTCAAGCACCATTAACACAATCAATACATTATCTATCATAATTAGGATATACATTAAGGTCGTGTAATCTTAGGGCCTGGCTAGTGTAGGTTGAGATGATCCTCCATAATAACTATGTACCCATCCCATTCACAATTTGTCCTTTTTTCTTGTATAAGTTTCATAGTAGGTTTTCAAGTACAACTTTGTTGTATACCTCTAAAAAGTTCACACCTCCAACGAATTTGAAGCATAATAATGTTTTCCAAGCAATCAATACGTTTTAGGGGCATCAACATATTCAGTTTATAAAAACCTTTTGCAAATAGATCCTATGGCTTGTATGATCTATTTAGGTCGTGCTACGACTTGTAACTAGAATATTTGCATGGAAAACAAGATATGTTTACCTAACTAAGTTATATCAGTATAAGATAGATATCTAGTGGTCCAACTTAAAATTCTTCTCAACACGTcttataaaataatcaattacaGAACATGATACATCACTTTCTCTTTGACTTACCAATTGAgatcttttgattttatatttaacaaTTAGTTGTCAAACCATGAACGAAAGATATGTATTCTCACTTTTCATTGTTATGATTTAATATCGATATATCGTTCATACAAGTACTTGTTATAGATAAGATATAGTATTTAAagaactttacaaataaaaaactagTAGATTAGGACAGTTGGCCCCAAGTCTTGCTCAAGCACCTTAAACACAACTAATACATTATCGATCATATTTAAGGTTATACGTTTAGGTCATGTAATCTCCTTGCTTGACTAGTTAAGGTCGATATTATCCTCCTTAATAATTATGTACCCATACCATCCACCATTTGTCCTTTTTTCTTGCATAAGTTTCATAATTGTTTTTCAAGAACCACTTTCTTGCATACCTCAAGGAAATTTACACCACCAATCAATTTGAGGAAACATAACTTTTCCAAATCAATTAATACTTTTTAGGGGCATCAACATATTCAGTTCATAAAAACCTTTTGCAGATAGATCCAATGAATTGTACGATCTTCTTAGGCTGTGTGAAAACTTGTGACTTGAATATCTCTATGGAAAATAAGATACTTTTTCCTAACTGAGTTATGCAAGCATTAAATACAAATCTAGTGGTCCAACTTAAAATTCTTCAAAACTCATTTCATAAATGAGGGAAGACTAAAAAATGAGTAAAATCTTTGTCACAGATCATGATTGAATAAATAACCCTAATAACACATTACACCGTCCAACTAACTATTAATATTTGTAGAAACTTAAGTTAACATTAGATTTAATTTGAGCAAATAGGGTTATAGGCTTTCTTTATATCTATTTTTGCCCGTAGATCCTTTTTTGACATGCCCTTCCTATTTTTGATATCATTATTTATAACTCTTCTTTATTACAAAGTTGTATGATATATAAGTACCTATTATTCAAACCATCACATATGACAATCTTGTTGTGCTAATtctttatatgatattttattttatataaatactcCTTTTAAAAAATACCTACTTATCCTCTatgaaacatttttttaacCTACAATACAATGCAACAATCAGCAAAACGCATACACACTTAACACATACAAAATCATGTATAagtttgtgtattttttttatacataaggGAATTAAAGTAGATATTTCATGTAGAAAATCTATTTCTATGATAAataattagctaattgattgcaaaattatatcattttgtGGAGGAAAATGAAGAAACCTCTACAAGTGGCACACAAAGCTTTCAAGGCACAAGTCTGACTTAACTTTGGAAAAAGCTACGAGCACTACTGAGAATATGGCCAATCAAGATGTGGAAAAAATAGGTCATGCCGTactatatatgtttatatttttagttaaattacttttaaggcaatttttgttaattgttcttGAAGGAAACTCTACATCAATTCGTATGaacgtttttttttaattttaaattcgcCTTTCAAGTAAGGTAAAACTCTAAGAAACTTATACTATCAATTTTGCCTATAAACATTGTGTGCAACGTCTAAGATgcgtttttatttttctatattataagATTCATTGCAATGACAATTACTGGACCGAGGAAGCATTGTAATTTGCAATGAAGTGGCGATGAAGATCGTAATTTCTATAGATTATGATTTTAAGAAAGCTGATTTTTATGATGAAAAAGatatcttataaaatttattgatgcTCATGTCCTAGTGTTGAAATAAGAGGGAACATAAAAAGTTAGAGAATATTTCAACATTACAATCTCTTTGTGTTTTCATTTAAATAGTTTCTGATCACGTTTCTTGCACGTATAAGTTGAACTATCGttgcactattttttttaaaaaaatctactaAATTATGTAATTGAGTTATATATGAAAGACATAAGAATAACATATAACTTTTCATgaatattatcaaaatgaattaTCATATAGTGACTTGTTTGATGAtgattgtatatatattattcatcaaTCCTAGAAAGGTGTCTATCTGGAGCACTAGCAATATTTTTCTAGGTGTTGGGTTTAATTATTATAGAAAATGAAGGATTGTGACTTCGCCGAAGAATTGTGACATTTAAGAAAGGTTGTATCTTTCTAAAGGATTGTGACGTTGAAAAGGTTGTGCCTTTTCCAAAGGGTTGCATGTGACCTTTCTGAAAGGTTTTCTTTTTGGTAACAGGTGTTGACCTTTAACCTTTGTCGCCTATAAATAGAGAggatttctcttattttttctgCATAAAATTCCTCCCTTCTTATGCATAgatttcttacaaaataaatttgatcgATCGTGTTAGTATGTGTGATTTGTTGCGGTCATTTTGAGTTCGTTGAATATTTCTGTTTTCTAATATGaatagttcttttctttttctttttatcttttattatctCTGGTTTGCTAATATGAATATAGGAGACAACAAGctcaagaaatttaaatatttattgtattttatgtgGTAAGGAAAGTTCTTCTATTTTCAATGTTAGTTTTTAGGAaaagataaaatagaaaaagataattattttatcatatgataaaagaaatttGGGATGAATTAATTCTACTTTAATATATTCGAGTATATTTACTGTACTACATTTTCCTTGGAAGGGTaaggttatttttattttctttccaagtGCATTGAAACAAATCACCTCTTCAGTTCTCTTTTCAATTAGAAAAGTTATTCTATGCATAGAGGTTATAtgcacttaatatttttttttgtatattcttAGTTTTATATAACTATGTCACAAATCAAATCTATTGttattggcacccacacttacaagccggtgggagaaccactactaccCAACTCAAGAAATCATTCTAAAACTAAGAATTTAAGTTAGAGAAGAAATTTAAATGACTGAAAGCGAATTTCATTTCTAAACAAACGATCTAATAACCAATATTTAAGGAAGATAAACCTAGAACTTGAAAGTCTTACAAAAACTACTATCAAATAATCAAGTATAAACAAGGAATTACTAATGAACGtgtaacatctcacaatttgaaataactaagaaactaaaaatattcattttgggaaagaaaaggaaaactcTGCAAAATTGCCTaatgttaagaaagtgagttttggtcattttcaaacagtcataacttctagctcatgattagttagaggtagttcttgataAGATTGAAAAGCCCTTGGAAAGATATTTCAATATCCACCAAGTTTGTGCATTTTCAATATCGTATGAAGGATATGCCTAatggaagttgggttgttaaAGTAAGGAAAGACCCAATTCGGGTTTATGGAAGGACAAACTAGTCTTTACCAATTAATTTACTATTTCATTTTAGGGGTTTATTGGGGTAAAAAGACTGAGTTTAGTTCACTTTGGAAAATAAAATCACGCTTAGGTCTTGGATAAGAGAGAAAACAAGAAGGAACGGGAGAAAAGTCAAGAATCCGCAAGAACGCCAAGGTTTAAGAGTGGAATTCGTCCAGGTTGATCCCTATAAAGTTACATGACATATTTTcttgttgggttagttcacccacacacctaattatttaaattcagtGATTTTGAGTTGATATAATGATAAAAGGTGAAGTTGTTTAAGAACATGGTTGAATTCTTTttggttgagttgttgcatGCCTAGTGTTGATTTGAATTGTGTTTTCGGGTTAATTTTCGAGTAAAATATGCAAGACAATGGTGATTAGGCTAAGGTTTAGGTGAAACTAAATTTTCTCTCGGGTAACTTACAGAATATCAAATGGGTTACTCTCAGACACCCACTCGTCTAAACTAACGTGTGTACGCCTTGTCCACACCCTGACCTTTCGATAGATGGTGTTTGATGGGACTAGGGCTCACTCTATTAGGTTAGACATAATGTCGACCCACAAATTATGACATAAGTCTAATGGTCTTGGTTTTTCGTCACGCCCTGAGCTATCCCCGAGACACGGAcacagaacctaggaccacaagtgatcccaagctaaccctgctggcatgatcatgagcatactaaagacaGTAAACTGTTGTGGAAgttaaatcatacttaaaatgaaaagatggggaatacctatATTCTATGagtgagatatttgaaaataatgagtttaatacaaaagaaatattaactaaatactaagttgaaactaactatgtcagAAAATAGCCTCTATactagactagaaatattgggacaagccccagctaaagcTAGCAAAAACTGatactaaatgactaaaaactgaaatgaaactcatgactgttgtcctcggagaatgaggactcaccactgaatttgCTGAACTGCAGatcgggaaatcgatctatCCATGATCAGGATGCTGAGAAACTGAACCTatatcacaagaagatgtagcacatgtATACGTCAGTACTTGATAGGtaatgagcatgtaggatagagtacaactgaaataaaacataactgaacaaacacaaaaacacgtataataatctgaatgtGATGTGCTGatgcaatgacaaatttataacatgctgaaactaataatgaatatactgaaaaatggtcaatgcagagagtctgactgaactgtgggagctactaataaccgataataaaaccacatgatctaaatgtagagtccgatgtatacgccccatcgagaggacccaatataccctgccaaaggtataaaggcatgctggcgtgatcactaaactaattgcccacagaggggacttacaatctacttggctagtagttctgggtctattgggtacgctaaactctagtccaactcggtatt
Coding sequences within it:
- the LOC101264754 gene encoding LOB domain-containing protein 24-like yields the protein MNDAGARGKCAACKYQRKWCQENYPLAPFFPSNKFEDFKNINRLYKVRTIIEMLNSVADNEKKAKTVETLILEAKNRSENPVYGSIAIQNKLRLQIEETMKEIDLVTKTTAYFKELRKKRILPQAKFSLISI